The window CGCCGTCCTTGGTGAAAGCAACGACGGATGGCGTGGTTCGGCCACCTTCCGAGTTTTCAATGACGCGGGCCTGCTGGCCCTCCATAACGGAGACACATGAGTTGGTAGCTGTAGCACGAACAAGTACGAATGAGAGCAAAATGTCAGTTATAATGATGCTCGGAAAGTGTCGGTTGAAGGTTCGCCACCCGGGCCTTTAAGCCCATTGCTCTTCCGCCATTAGCTGTGTACTCTTAGCAGAAAGCAGCGTAAGACGTAATAGAAAATACTCACTTCCCAAATCAATACCGATGACAGGACCGGAAACCTTGCCAGAGTTGAAGCGGGCGCCAAGAGGTGCAAGACGCTGTAGAGCGAAGTAGCGATAGACCAGAAAGCACCAAAACATTGTCAGTCACACGAGCTCGGCCATCACCAGCATAGAGTTGCGATCCTCGATCTTTTGCCGTTGACAGGATTCTAGGCGATCAAGTGGTACTTACGGCAACGCCAGGGGCGGCAGAGCGAAGAGGCTGGTTCAAGAGCCTTGTTGCCGGGGCGGCGGCACGGAGACCACGAGAGAACATGGCTGTGTGATGTAAATTGAAGGAGATGGAACGAGACGAGGTGAAtggaaagaaagaaagaaagaaagaagaAATGCAGAGAGTCTCGACAGATGAAAAGGGGTAAATGGATCTCTGATCggaggatggtggtgatgggAGAGTAGTGGGACCAACGTTGTCAAATAAGAAGAATGAAAATTGCGGGTGGAGAAGAAGACGTTGAGTCTTTTGCGGGCACAGACTCACGCCGAAGCTGAGCGACGCTGTGCAAGAGCGTGGCTTGGCTGAGCACAAATTTCGTCAGTTATTCCCTGCCGCGTTGCTGACTGGGCGTTCGCCTTCTGGTCCTTCTTCTCAGTTCTGTGAGTGGCTAAACCGGCCAAAACGTGAATTCTGGTAGGCTCACCCGATCTATTCCATGCTTCCTCTCCGTGATAAAGCCTCCCTACCAGACAAAATTTCTTCTCAgctcagcaagcacgaagtgGACCAGCCAACAACCTTTTTGGCTCCACCCACCCTCTGTTTGGCTCTCatgctgtgctgtgctcAGTCGACGTATTTCCTGTCTCTGCAATGCTTCACAAACCCTGCCTGCCATATGCTGAACCTTTCGCCTTTACACTTTCCAACCAGTCCTACTTGAGCAACATTGCAGAATCGATAGCAGTTCGGTCGGGCATTCAAACGCTGTGGTTGACACATGCCGGAGGATGTGACGTTGGTCTCTAATTGACTTGCCACGCATTTTTTCTGCCTCAATTACACCCACATTTTAACGGCATTGTGACTGTACCTTCGAGATCCTTCCTCAACCTTCGCTGGTGGCAGACGATTATATTTGGAATTCACTGCACCGGGACTTGATCGGGTTATCCTGCTCGATGGTATTCCGATGCAGCCCAGATtctgcctcgtcgtccCTCTTGATCGGGTTACTCTTGCTCGAGACTCAAAAAGTGAAAAATAAAAATGAAAATCCCTCCCCGTATTCTATACCTACATTTTCCTGGAGAGGTGCTGGTGATCATCGCACGAAGGCTGCTTAGATCGGCGAGAGGAGTTGAGAGGCAAAACGTAGGAGGACActtttgttttgtttgcGGTGATGGTTCCCCGACACCTGCCAGATATCACATTGCGAATCACCACCCAACTACCATAATTCTACCATTTCTGCATCGATCTTGTTCGAAAGTTGATGAGGGGATGACCCTCGCGGTTCTGCGTTCAATGAGACCCGGAGCAAAGTTTCGAAAAAAATGCTCCGGGTGGGACTCGAACCCACGATCTCGCGGTTTCGTGTAGAAAAGCAACCTTTTCTGCGATTAAAACCCCATGAACTCGAAGATCTCGAAACCAGATCTGAGAAACATAAGCCACATGCCTTAATCCAACTTGGCCACCGGAGCGGCGTTTTCGGGCGAGAAAACAATATTGTGATTATAAACCTGGTTGACGTGAGTGACCGCCAGCGAAGCTGTTACCTGCGGACTTAAGGTGGGCACCGCCTCACTACTCAGTGACAGGACAGGCTCGCTTTGAAAAGTACGAGAAGAGTTCAAGCGACACAGCGAGAGCGGACAGACTGATCATAAGGCGGCAGGCAAACGAAATTGTACATTGCGGCATGAGCGAGGTGTGAGGCAAGGTCGAGTCAATGAACGATGCATGCAATAGTGACGAAGCCGAATAGAAATGCGGGCGGTGTCCATCGGAGCAGCACCTTCGCTTCTGCACAGTGAAGAGCAGAGATCATGCTTCAAAAGTCAAGACGATCAGGCCGACTTTTCAGACTCGGACTCAAGCGAAGCCTTCTTGTCGGTTCGCGGGCTGGTAGCGCCTCCAAACACGGGTGCTGGGCTCCAGCCCGAGCTGATGTTTTGCTTGGATGGGGATGAGGTCGCAGGGCCGGCGgcctcggcagcggcggAAGTGTCGACGCTGGTCAGCTGGGGCTCTTCGGGTTTGGAGGATGTTTCGCTTTGCTCGGAGGTGGAGGCAGGAGCGGCGGGGGTGGCCATGAGGCCGGTTTCGTTGAGGCTGGTAGCAGAAAGGGTGTCCCATTCCTGGCTCGAGGTGGTTCCGCTGTCGGTAGCAggtactgctgctgctttggcgggcgaagaggtggtggtggaggcCGAGGTAGAAACTTCCttgtcgtcctcgtcgttcGTGTCGTTCGTGTCGTTCTTGTTGTTCTTGTCTTCCTTGTCAGCTTCAGCCTCAGTTGGAGCGGCGGGAGACGGACCATCgtcatccacctcgtcgaggGTCGCAGCTGACATGCCCTCTGCACCCTCATTACCGCCTCCGGTAGCAATGTCCTTGCTGACAATGCGCATGATGGTATCAAACACCTCCTTGGGCACGGCCTTCTGGTAGATCATGATCAACTCTACGGGTTGCGGGTACACCTTGAGCGCTCGGAAAaaggcagcggcagcatcgaggtACTTATCGGAACCCATGGCAAACAGCTGCTCACCGAGCGAGACATACTTGAGGAAGTACTGTTCGCGCTCCTCGACACCCGAGGGGAAGACGCCTGGTGTACGCACttcctgcagcagctcttgGATGAAGCCCTCTTCCTGCTGTGCGCGTCTAGCAGCCTGCTTCTTGTCGGCCTTGGAAGTCTTTTTGCTTTCCTTGCGCAAACTCTTGCGGAAGACTGGGTCGTTGCGACGACGGTGGTCAAAGTAGACGGCGTATCCGATGCCCGCCACTCCGAGAAcggagagcgaggcgagcacGATCTGCGAAGTCTTCATGTTTGCGTGCGAGAGTCCCCTCTGCGTGGCAGTCGAGGTTCGTGTGAGAGAAGAAAGGGTACGCAGGGACGAAGGAATCGATCAACGGATGCTCCGATGTGGTTGGTGTGCAAGAACACAAAGAAGAATGACGAGTAGAAGCCAACGATGCGTGATTGAATTTgacagctgctgcactcaccacactcacgactcacgaccacgactcgtgactgcgaaAAGCGCAAAGAGCAACCGATTCGTCAAATTCATTTCCAGTGAGTGTCTCCGTCACCGTCATTCTGCGCACGAGAAGATCGAGCTAGAGCTAGCGACCcgttgcgcttgctcgctgcCCTCTGTTTCGGTGACTTTTCTCCCTCtcgtttttttttttttttttggcttCAATccgaattcgtgaatcgtgaatcgtgaatgtggagCAGTCTTCCGGCTCAGTACGTGGCGTGTTGAAAAAGGTCGTGAGTTTTCTTCCAAATTTTtgagaaaaaaaaacagTTCAGCTTCTGACACTCACGAACGGAGACGAGTTGGgcaagcaagctcgaggacCACCCAGCTGAAAGTTGTTGGACCCTTGCTCCCACAGCTGTTCGAAGCCCCCCCACCCATACCTTctccgattcgtgattgcggcCACTCGTCCTTCCAGATCATCTTTCAAGCACAGTAACATGTCGCGAACAAAGAAAAACAAGCCAGGAGCCGCAGAGCGAGCCGCCAAGGCTGCTGCAACTGCAATCGAGTCCGCTGCCACCCCCGTTGCGGATGCCGCTCCTGCGGCTGCTACAGCCGCCAAGCCAGCTACTACTGCAAGCGAAGCTCAGGCCAcgaccagctcgaagcgaggCAAGCTCATTCGACCACGAGGCAAACGAGGAGGTATCAAGAACCGCAAGGGTGGCGCGTCAGCCAAGTCAGCCCAAGTTCAACAGTCTGCCGTCAAGGATGCGCGAAAGGCGAAAGgcaatgctgctgcggaCAGCAAAGACTTTACCGACTCCAACGCTGCCCCTGTTCCCCCTGCCGAGCATGCCGAGAAGATCGCCAAGTTCCATACTCTTctcaagcagcttgagcaggcTAAGACCGCTgccgacaaggacgagatcCAAGCCGGACTCGACTCTCTCGGCGGCCTCGCGCAGTACCAAGCGTGGTCCTTGACTGGATCGGCCAAAGCCGGTCAGACGCCCACCAGCAAGTGGTGCATGGAAGCTCTCGCTACCGTCTATAAGCACGATCGCGATCTGCCCAAGTTCAGGGTGCTTGATGTTGGCGCTATCACCGGAACTGCCTATGAAAAATATCGTTGGGTCGATGCTACCTACATCGATTTGCATCCGCAAGGTGACAATGTTCAAAAGTACAGCTTCTTTGAATTTCCTGTTCCCACCGACACAAAGCAACGTTTCAACATGGTCGCTCTTAGCTTGGTCATCAACTTTGTCGGCGACGTCAGGAAGAGAGGTGAAATGCTTCGACACGTACACAAGTACCTTCCAGACAACCAAGACACTCCTGGATTctgcttcctcgtcctACCCCTCAGCTGCCTCACCAACTCGAGGTACATGAACCAATCGCATCTGCGAGCCATTCTGAGTTCGCTCGGATTCAATGTGGTCAAGCAATCCGACTCGAACAAACTTTCCAGGTGGCTGCTCCAGAGGAAGCCACTGAAAGAACGCCAAGAGGCGGCTGCAAACAACGGCAAtgccgcagcagcatccgacGAGTGGGACGGCACAGTGTTCAAAAAGCGCGATATCAACCCAGGTAAAGACAGGAATAACTTTGCCATTGTTGTTGATCCCAAACCCGagcagtagcagcaccTTATCATTGCTCCCTCTGTACTTTTAGATACGAACCTCAAAACTGACACGCAAGCGTTACTTCAAACTGCGTCCGCCGAATAATTGTGTTTTGTTTGCGGGTACTATGCTGAGACAATGTGGGATGAGAAACGTCATGTCTAGGTCAAAGAGTACTTGGGTCCTCCACCACCCTCAGGCACGTCCCAACGAATGCTCTGGTCAGGCGTCTTGATCGAGCACGTGTAGCAGTGGATGCAGTTCTGACTGTTAATCACGAGCTTCTTACCCAATGCATCCTCCTGATCGGGAGTGTCAGCTTCCACGTACTCATACACGCCAGCGGGGCAGCAACGGCCCAAGGGCCCTTCGAAAGTGCCGACATTGCGCTCAACATGACCCTTGTAGTCTCCCTCTTTTACCACGAGGTGGACAGGCTGGTCCTCAGCGTGATTCGTACCGGtcctcgagaccgaggtcAAAATATCGAAGGAAAGCTTGCCGTCCGGCTTGGGGTATTCGATCGGCTCGCATTCGGAGGCAGGCTTGGTCTGGGCGTGGTCCTCACCAGGGTGGTGGAAGGTCCAAGGTACACGACCCTTGAGGATCATCGAGTCAAGACCAGAGTAGGCCAGACCACCCCAGAAGCCGAGTGGACCGTGGAACGAAGGCCGCAGATTGCGCACCTCGTACAGCTCCTTCATGACGTACGTATCGTCGAGCCTCGTCTTGTAGCCGGCAAGGTCAATCGTGTCTTCGGAGCCTGACTCAGCTCGTTTGGCAAGCGCTTCGACGACAGCCTCAGCAGCGACCATGCCAGACTTCATGGCGTTGTGCGTGCCCTTGATCTTGGGTACGTTGAGGAATCCGGCAGCACAACCCACCAAGGCACCACCAGGGAAGTGAAGCTTGGGAATTGACTGGTAGCCACCCTCGTTGAGCGTCCTGGCGCCATAAGCAAGGCACTCGCCACCCTCAAGGAGATCTTTGAAGAAGGGATGGTGCTTCATCTTTTGGAATTCACGGAAGGGGCTGAGGTAAGGGTTCTTGTAATCCagaccgacgacgagaccaATCGAGACCATATTGTCCTCCATGTGGTACGTCCAGCTACCTCCATACGTGCTCGTGTCCAGCGGCCAGCCCATGGTGTGGGTCACCAGACCGGCCTGGTGCTTCTCGGGCTTGACTCGCCAGACTTCCTTGACACCGAGGCCATAAGTCTGTGGATCAGCGCCAACGGCGTCACGAAGTCCGAGTTGCTTGATCATCTTTTGTGTCATGGAACCGTGCGCACCTTCGGCGAAAAGCGTGATCGGCGCGTGGAACTCCATGCCTGGTTCGAACGAGTCCTTGGGCTTGCGTGACTTGTCGAGTCCAATCTCGTTGGTGATGACACCCTTGATGCCGATGGGCTTACCGTTTTCATCCATCTGCCACAGTGGCTGTGCGGCAGCGAAACCGGGATAGATTTCGACACCCGCAGCTTCGGCCTGCTCACCCAACCATGAGACGACgcgcgagagcgagacaaTGTAGTTGCCCTTGTTGGACATTTGCGGTGGATGCGGCATGGGAAACGATCCGGTAGGTGTAAGGAAGCGCATGTGATCTTCGAGCGCAGGCTGATTGAGAGGAGCACCGAGTTCCTTCCAGTCTGGCAAGAGCTCATCGAGGGCATTGGTCTGGATGACAGCACCCGAGAGGATGTGGTTGCCAACTTCAGGGCCCTTTTCAAGCACGACGACACGGATCTCCTCGCCACGCTCTTCGGCTagctgcttgatcttgatggCGGCACTGAGACCCGCTGGACCACCTCCAACGATGATCacgtcgacctcgtcaGAAACTCGCT of the Mycosarcoma maydis chromosome 2, whole genome shotgun sequence genome contains:
- a CDS encoding uncharacterized protein (related to mitochondrial import receptor subunit TOM20), which encodes MKTSQIVLASLSVLGVAGIGYAVYFDHRRRNDPVFRKSLRKESKKTSKADKKQAARRAQQEEGFIQELLQEVRTPGVFPSGVEEREQYFLKYVSLGEQLFAMGSDKYLDAAAAFFRALKVYPQPVELIMIYQKAVPKEVFDTIMRIVSKDIATGGGNEGAEGMSAATLDEVDDDGPSPAAPTEAEADKEDKNNKNDTNDTNDEDDKEVSTSASTTTSSPAKAAAVPATDSGTTSSQEWDTLSATSLNETGLMATPAAPASTSEQSETSSKPEEPQLTSVDTSAAAEAAGPATSSPSKQNISSGWSPAPVFGGATSPRTDKKASLESESEKSA
- a CDS encoding 25S rRNA (adenine2142-N1)-methyltransferase gives rise to the protein MSRTKKNKPGAAERAAKAAATAIESAATPVADAAPAAATAAKPATTASEAQATTSSKRGKLIRPRGKRGGIKNRKGGASAKSAQVQQSAVKDARKAKGNAAADSKDFTDSNAAPVPPAEHAEKIAKFHTLLKQLEQAKTAADKDEIQAGLDSLGGLAQYQAWSLTGSAKAGQTPTSKWCMEALATVYKHDRDLPKFRVLDVGAITGTAYEKYRWVDATYIDLHPQGDNVQKYSFFEFPVPTDTKQRFNMVALSLVINFVGDVRKRGEMLRHVHKYLPDNQDTPGFCFLVLPLSCLTNSRYMNQSHLRAILSSLGFNVVKQSDSNKLSRWLLQRKPLKERQEAAANNGNAAAASDEWDGTVFKKRDINPGKDRNNFAIVVDPKPEQ
- a CDS encoding putative flavoprotein-ubiquinone oxidoreductase — encoded protein: MFAARTTHASPARLASVLRSSTAHKAGGSLRATSSASVASAASLSTLASRSCLANARASCFASSSVIGRAFSTTSVAQRATPIEEGDGEPFDLTTVERVSDEVDVIIVGGGPAGLSAAIKIKQLAEERGEEIRVVVLEKGPEVGNHILSGAVIQTNALDELLPDWKELGAPLNQPALEDHMRFLTPTGSFPMPHPPQMSNKGNYIVSLSRVVSWLGEQAEAAGVEIYPGFAAAQPLWQMDENGKPIGIKGVITNEIGLDKSRKPKDSFEPGMEFHAPITLFAEGAHGSMTQKMIKQLGLRDAVGADPQTYGLGVKEVWRVKPEKHQAGLVTHTMGWPLDTSTYGGSWTYHMEDNMVSIGLVVGLDYKNPYLSPFREFQKMKHHPFFKDLLEGGECLAYGARTLNEGGYQSIPKLHFPGGALVGCAAGFLNVPKIKGTHNAMKSGMVAAEAVVEALAKRAESGSEDTIDLAGYKTRLDDTYVMKELYEVRNLRPSFHGPLGFWGGLAYSGLDSMILKGRVPWTFHHPGEDHAQTKPASECEPIEYPKPDGKLSFDILTSVSRTGTNHAEDQPVHLVVKEGDYKGHVERNVGTFEGPLGRCCPAGVYEYVEADTPDQEDALGKKLVINSQNCIHCYTCSIKTPDQSIRWDVPEGGGGPKYSLT